Proteins from one Listeria weihenstephanensis genomic window:
- a CDS encoding amino acid permease has protein sequence MGNNNSFFRKKKFHLETSGSQHLNKTLGAFDLTMLGVGAVVGAGIFILPGEIASMYAGPGIIISFIIAGLACCLAALCYSEFASKLPIAGSAYTYSYHVFGEGIAWILGWSLLLEYGLAVAAVASGWASYVKSLLAGFSLHIPDAISGSYNPEKGTYFDVLAFSIIIIIGILLSLGIKESTRVNNIMVLLKVAVVVLFIVVGVFYVKPDNWTPFLPFGFSGVITGASMVFFAYIGFDAVSTASEEVKNPQRNMPIGIISSLAICTLLYILLSGVLTGIVPYGDLEGVSAPVAFALQAIGQNWFAGLLSLGAIVGMTTVILVMSYGGTRLLFAMGRDGLLPKSFSKLGKRNTPVRNTLIFAISMGLVSGIVPLAQLAELINIGTLFAFSMVSLGIFFLRKNKDLPTAGFKTPLYPYVPALSFLLCVYLILNLSAITWISFAIWFVIGLVVYFVYGRRHSKLNA, from the coding sequence ATGGGAAACAATAATTCATTTTTCAGAAAAAAGAAATTTCATTTAGAAACTAGCGGGTCGCAGCATTTGAATAAGACGTTGGGTGCTTTTGATTTAACGATGCTTGGCGTCGGAGCTGTAGTTGGGGCAGGTATTTTTATTTTACCAGGAGAAATTGCCTCTATGTATGCGGGACCAGGAATCATTATTTCATTTATTATTGCAGGGTTGGCTTGCTGTTTGGCGGCACTTTGTTATTCAGAATTCGCTTCTAAACTGCCGATTGCGGGTAGTGCGTATACATATAGTTACCACGTGTTCGGTGAAGGAATTGCATGGATACTAGGGTGGTCATTATTGCTTGAGTATGGGCTGGCTGTTGCTGCAGTAGCAAGTGGTTGGGCATCCTACGTAAAAAGTCTTCTGGCAGGTTTTAGTCTCCATATTCCAGATGCAATATCAGGCTCTTATAACCCTGAAAAAGGCACTTATTTCGACGTTTTAGCTTTTTCAATCATTATTATTATTGGTATTTTACTAAGTTTAGGGATTAAAGAGTCAACGCGTGTGAATAATATTATGGTACTTTTGAAAGTAGCGGTCGTTGTTTTATTCATCGTTGTCGGTGTTTTCTATGTAAAACCAGATAACTGGACGCCGTTCTTGCCGTTTGGATTTAGCGGTGTTATTACGGGGGCGTCGATGGTATTCTTCGCTTATATCGGTTTTGACGCGGTTTCAACGGCATCGGAAGAAGTAAAAAATCCACAGCGTAACATGCCAATCGGTATCATTTCATCGCTAGCTATTTGTACGCTTTTATACATCTTGCTATCCGGTGTTTTGACAGGGATTGTGCCTTATGGTGATCTAGAAGGAGTTAGCGCACCTGTTGCCTTTGCACTCCAAGCAATCGGACAAAATTGGTTTGCAGGATTACTTTCACTCGGCGCGATTGTTGGGATGACGACGGTAATTCTCGTTATGTCTTACGGTGGAACACGTTTGCTGTTCGCTATGGGTCGTGATGGTTTGCTACCGAAAAGTTTCTCTAAATTAGGAAAACGCAATACACCAGTTCGAAACACGTTAATTTTCGCGATATCGATGGGTCTAGTTTCAGGTATTGTACCACTAGCGCAATTGGCCGAATTGATTAATATCGGAACATTGTTCGCATTTTCGATGGTATCTCTAGGAATTTTCTTCTTACGTAAAAATAAGGATTTACCGACAGCTGGATTTAAAACACCGCTATATCCTTATGTGCCAGCATTGTCATTCCTATTGTGTGTCTACTTGATCTTGAATCTTTCCGCAATTACATGGATCTCATTTGCAATCTGGTTCGTGATTGGATTGGTCGTTTATTTCGTTTATGGAAGAAGACATTCCAAATTAAACGCATAA
- a CDS encoding PadR family transcriptional regulator, with protein MNTLSYVLLCMLARKSCTGYELKQYMELFWQAHHSQIYTVLGKMEAEGYVQFEADPDTTKKIYSLTDKGVQAVSDWVLEDTPEPISRDEFLAKIYVIALMDKNTVVQLFNDRRRHYKKRATINKPKLAELEILQKDPTRKEEWRNSFGRYLIVKRRDDLCTQELEWCDWAEDLYHSSFDKI; from the coding sequence TTGAATACACTGAGTTATGTTTTGCTATGTATGCTCGCTAGAAAATCCTGTACAGGCTACGAATTAAAACAATATATGGAACTATTTTGGCAAGCGCATCACAGTCAAATCTATACGGTTCTAGGTAAAATGGAGGCAGAAGGCTACGTACAGTTCGAGGCAGATCCAGATACGACGAAAAAAATCTATTCGCTTACCGATAAAGGTGTGCAAGCCGTGAGCGACTGGGTTTTGGAAGATACACCCGAGCCGATTAGTCGCGATGAGTTCCTCGCTAAGATCTACGTGATCGCTTTGATGGATAAAAACACTGTTGTGCAGCTTTTTAACGATCGCCGCAGACATTATAAAAAAAGAGCCACGATTAACAAACCGAAACTTGCAGAACTAGAAATTTTGCAGAAAGACCCGACTCGAAAAGAAGAATGGCGCAATTCATTTGGACGCTATTTGATCGTGAAGCGTCGCGATGACCTTTGCACGCAAGAGCTTGAATGGTGCGATTGGGCTGAGGATTTGTATCATAGTTCGTTTGATAAGATATGA
- a CDS encoding MFS transporter, with product MVEGKVLENKEEGVLKSLLHQPKSALAVAFSCVVAFMGIGLVDPILKSISEQLHATPAQTSLLFTSYMLVTGVVMLFTGFISSRIGAKMTLLIGLIIIIIFASLGGLSQSVGQLVGLRAGWGLGNALFISTALATIIAVSSGATEKAIIMYEAAMGLGMSVGPLVGGVLGSITWRAPFFGVAVLMAVGFVAIIMLLDPIPKPKVKSKFWGSLTALRHKGLLVTGLTALFYNFGFFTLLAYSPFLMVGYSAIQVGLVFFGWGLMLAISSVFVAPRLEEMWGTKLVMMGALAFFAIVLIIMGIGANHSTIISVCIVIAGFFQGINNTLITSAVMVVSPVERATASSAYSFIRFTGGAIAPWLAGSLAVWFNPHVTFYVAGLAVLIGIMILLVGRKALTALD from the coding sequence GTGGTAGAAGGAAAAGTACTAGAAAATAAAGAAGAAGGCGTTTTAAAAAGTTTGCTGCATCAGCCAAAATCGGCTTTAGCAGTAGCTTTTTCATGTGTTGTCGCTTTTATGGGCATTGGTTTAGTAGATCCGATATTAAAATCAATTTCGGAACAACTGCATGCAACACCAGCGCAAACATCATTATTATTTACGAGTTATATGTTAGTAACGGGGGTTGTGATGCTATTTACAGGCTTTATATCTAGTCGAATCGGAGCCAAAATGACATTGCTCATCGGACTTATTATTATTATTATTTTTGCATCACTCGGCGGACTATCACAATCTGTTGGACAATTAGTTGGCTTGCGGGCAGGCTGGGGGCTAGGAAACGCGCTCTTTATTTCAACAGCACTGGCAACAATTATCGCTGTTAGTTCTGGCGCAACGGAAAAAGCGATTATCATGTACGAAGCAGCAATGGGACTTGGAATGTCAGTCGGACCACTTGTTGGCGGAGTTCTTGGTAGCATCACTTGGCGCGCGCCATTTTTCGGGGTAGCAGTTTTAATGGCAGTTGGATTTGTAGCGATCATCATGTTGCTAGATCCAATTCCCAAACCAAAAGTGAAATCGAAATTCTGGGGTTCATTGACAGCCCTCCGTCATAAAGGGTTACTTGTCACAGGTTTAACAGCACTTTTTTACAACTTCGGATTTTTCACATTACTCGCATATTCGCCATTCTTAATGGTAGGATATAGCGCGATTCAAGTCGGACTCGTGTTCTTCGGTTGGGGCTTAATGCTTGCGATTTCGTCTGTTTTTGTAGCGCCGCGATTGGAAGAAATGTGGGGTACGAAACTTGTAATGATGGGAGCTTTGGCGTTTTTCGCGATTGTGTTGATCATTATGGGCATTGGCGCAAATCACAGTACGATCATATCGGTTTGCATCGTGATAGCAGGCTTTTTCCAAGGGATCAATAACACGCTAATCACATCGGCGGTGATGGTCGTTTCACCAGTAGAACGCGCGACAGCCTCATCAGCATACAGTTTCATCCGCTTCACAGGTGGTGCCATCGCGCCTTGGCTTGCTGGTAGTTTGGCCGTTTGGTTCAACCCACATGTGACGTTTTATGTAGCAGGATTAGCAGTACTTATCGGAATTATGATTTTGCTCGTAGGAAGAAAAGCATTGACAGCACTTGATTAA
- a CDS encoding universal stress protein has product MKLAVLIADDQLSKKILRKTLELCQALAEPPEITLIHVINAKAIAEDIEVGVNVEENLATDAQKMLAEKGSVLNEADLVYGTVILNGFPAKEVTKYAADSEIDMLIMGHHDLSLVQKVTIGSVAKKVIEHAECPVLLIK; this is encoded by the coding sequence ATGAAATTAGCCGTATTAATTGCAGACGATCAACTATCAAAAAAAATCTTGAGAAAAACATTGGAACTATGTCAAGCACTCGCAGAGCCACCGGAAATCACGCTCATACATGTGATCAATGCCAAAGCAATTGCCGAGGACATTGAGGTTGGCGTTAATGTGGAAGAAAATTTAGCGACAGATGCACAGAAAATGCTTGCTGAAAAAGGTTCGGTGCTAAACGAAGCAGATTTGGTATATGGAACAGTTATTCTAAATGGTTTCCCAGCAAAAGAAGTGACAAAATATGCGGCGGATTCTGAGATTGACATGTTGATTATGGGACATCACGATTTATCGCTCGTTCAAAAAGTGACGATCGGAAGCGTAGCAAAAAAAGTGATAGAGCACGCCGAGTGTCCCGTATTATTAATTAAATAA
- a CDS encoding mannose/fructose/sorbose PTS transporter subunit IIA, whose protein sequence is MVGIILATHGEFAEGILQSGTMIFGEQENVKAITLMPSEGPDDVKAKMQEAIASFDNQDEVLFLVDLWGGTPFNQANGLFEDHKDKWAIVAGLNLPMLIEAFSSRFTMNSAHEIAASIMGPAKEGVRAKPEELQPQEVVAEQATSQETLAPNTVVGDGKIKFVLVRVDSRLLHGQVATAWTKSTNPSRIIVVSDAVSKDDLRKKLIEQAAPPGVKANVIPVEKMIEISKDTRFGNTKALLLFENPQDVLRAVEGGVDIEQVNVGSMAHSVGKAVVSKVLAMGPDDVKAFEELKAKGIKFDVRKVPNDSSANMDEILKKAKSELSAQK, encoded by the coding sequence ATGGTAGGAATTATCCTCGCAACACATGGTGAATTTGCTGAAGGTATCTTGCAATCCGGAACAATGATATTCGGTGAACAAGAAAACGTAAAAGCAATCACTCTGATGCCAAGCGAAGGCCCTGATGATGTGAAGGCGAAAATGCAAGAAGCTATTGCGTCATTTGATAACCAAGATGAAGTACTATTCTTGGTCGATCTATGGGGAGGAACACCATTCAACCAAGCAAACGGTTTATTCGAAGACCACAAAGATAAGTGGGCGATCGTAGCTGGACTAAATTTGCCAATGTTGATTGAAGCGTTCTCATCACGTTTTACAATGAATTCTGCACATGAAATTGCAGCAAGCATTATGGGACCTGCGAAAGAGGGCGTCCGCGCTAAACCAGAAGAATTGCAACCACAAGAAGTAGTGGCAGAACAAGCTACGTCACAAGAAACACTTGCTCCAAACACAGTTGTTGGTGACGGCAAAATCAAATTTGTTTTAGTACGTGTAGATTCTCGTTTATTACACGGTCAAGTAGCAACGGCATGGACAAAATCAACTAATCCAAGTCGGATTATCGTTGTTTCTGACGCGGTCTCCAAAGATGATCTTCGCAAAAAATTAATCGAACAAGCAGCACCACCAGGCGTTAAAGCCAATGTTATTCCAGTCGAGAAAATGATTGAGATTTCAAAAGACACTCGTTTTGGAAATACAAAAGCGCTTCTATTATTCGAAAACCCACAAGATGTTCTCCGTGCTGTAGAAGGCGGCGTTGATATCGAACAAGTGAATGTCGGTTCCATGGCTCACTCAGTCGGTAAAGCAGTTGTAAGTAAAGTACTTGCAATGGGTCCAGATGACGTAAAAGCATTTGAAGAATTAAAAGCAAAAGGTATCAAATTTGACGTTCGTAAAGTTCCAAATGATTCAAGCGCGAACATGGATGAGATTCTTAAAAAAGCAAAATCGGAGTTAAGTGCACAGAAATAA
- a CDS encoding PTS mannose/fructose/sorbose transporter subunit IIC: MSVIAIILVILIAFLAGIEGILDEFQFHQPLVACTLIGLVTGNLTACIILGGTLQMIALGWANIGAAVAPDAALASIASAIILVLGGQGVAGIPSAIAIAIPLAVAGLFLTMIVRTLAVPIVHLMDRAAAKGSFRELEWLHIGAICMQGLRIAIPAAALLFIPAQTVQSFLESMPAWLTDGMAIGGGMVVAVGYALVINMMATKEVWPFFIIGFVVAAISQLTLIALGALGVALALIYLNLSKMGGGNSNGGGGGNSKDPLGDILNDY; encoded by the coding sequence ATGTCTGTAATAGCAATTATTTTAGTAATACTTATTGCCTTTCTAGCTGGTATTGAAGGAATTCTAGATGAATTTCAATTCCATCAGCCGCTAGTAGCATGTACATTAATCGGTCTAGTAACAGGTAACTTAACAGCATGTATTATCCTTGGCGGAACACTTCAAATGATCGCACTTGGTTGGGCGAATATTGGAGCAGCCGTAGCACCAGATGCAGCACTTGCATCTATCGCATCAGCAATTATTTTAGTATTAGGTGGACAAGGCGTTGCGGGTATTCCGTCTGCGATTGCCATTGCAATTCCACTTGCAGTAGCAGGACTTTTCTTAACAATGATCGTTCGTACATTGGCAGTTCCAATCGTGCATTTAATGGATAGAGCGGCAGCCAAGGGAAGCTTCAGAGAACTTGAGTGGTTGCATATTGGTGCAATCTGTATGCAAGGTCTTCGTATCGCGATTCCAGCAGCAGCACTTTTATTTATTCCAGCACAAACAGTTCAATCTTTCTTAGAATCAATGCCAGCTTGGTTGACTGACGGTATGGCTATTGGTGGGGGAATGGTAGTAGCAGTAGGTTATGCACTCGTTATCAACATGATGGCAACAAAAGAAGTATGGCCATTTTTCATCATCGGTTTTGTCGTAGCAGCAATTTCACAATTAACACTTATTGCACTAGGGGCTCTAGGTGTCGCGTTAGCACTTATTTACCTTAACCTTTCTAAAATGGGTGGCGGTAATTCAAACGGTGGTGGCGGAGGTAACTCTAAAGATCCGCTTGGCGACATCCTAAACGACTATTAA
- a CDS encoding PTS system mannose/fructose/sorbose family transporter subunit IID translates to MAEAEKIVLTKKDRLSVAWRSTFIQGSWNYERMQNGGWAFSMIPAIKKLYKSKEDRSAAMKRHLEFFNTHPYVASPILGVTLALEEERANGAPVDDVAIQGVKVGMMGPLAGIGDPVFWFTIRPMLGALGASLAISGNILGPIIFFVAWNIIRWGFMWYTQEFGYKAGSKITDDLSGGILQDITKGASILGMFVLAALVQRWVSIQFAPIISKVKLDEGAYIDWDKLPKGAEGIKTALEQQNAGLALSEIKVTTLQQNLDNLIPGLAALLLTFFCMWLLKKKISPIIIILGLFVVGVVGHLIGLL, encoded by the coding sequence ATGGCAGAAGCAGAAAAAATCGTATTAACGAAAAAAGATCGTCTAAGCGTTGCATGGCGCTCAACGTTCATTCAAGGTTCTTGGAACTATGAACGTATGCAAAATGGCGGCTGGGCTTTCTCAATGATTCCAGCAATTAAAAAATTATATAAATCAAAAGAAGACCGTTCAGCGGCGATGAAACGTCACTTGGAATTCTTTAATACACATCCATATGTAGCATCACCAATTCTTGGAGTAACACTTGCACTGGAAGAAGAACGTGCAAATGGTGCGCCAGTTGATGACGTAGCAATCCAAGGGGTTAAGGTTGGTATGATGGGACCTTTAGCTGGTATCGGTGACCCGGTATTCTGGTTCACAATTCGTCCAATGCTAGGTGCACTAGGAGCTTCTCTTGCAATCAGCGGGAATATCCTTGGCCCAATCATTTTCTTCGTAGCTTGGAACATTATTCGTTGGGGCTTCATGTGGTATACACAAGAATTTGGCTACAAAGCCGGTTCTAAAATTACAGACGATCTTTCTGGTGGTATCTTGCAAGACATTACAAAAGGTGCCTCCATACTCGGGATGTTCGTACTCGCCGCCTTGGTTCAGAGGTGGGTATCCATTCAGTTTGCGCCTATAATATCCAAGGTTAAATTAGATGAAGGTGCCTATATCGATTGGGACAAACTTCCAAAAGGCGCTGAAGGTATCAAAACAGCACTAGAACAACAAAATGCAGGTTTAGCACTTTCTGAAATAAAAGTAACGACTTTACAACAAAACTTGGACAACTTAATTCCAGGACTTGCAGCATTGCTACTTACATTCTTCTGTATGTGGTTGCTTAAGAAAAAAATCAGTCCAATCATCATCATTCTAGGACTATTCGTAGTTGGTGTAGTTGGTCACCTAATCGGACTTCTGTAA
- a CDS encoding DUF956 family protein, translated as MVVQSLNTKVDMKIDATAFTGLTDYGEIMIGDKGFEFYNSRDARKFIQIPWEEVDQVIVSVMLKGKWIPRYAIKTKRNGTFTFASKRPKEVLRAVRVYVDPANMVSSISFMDVMKHSFKSIFTRKKKKKK; from the coding sequence TTGGTTGTTCAATCACTAAACACAAAGGTAGACATGAAAATAGATGCGACTGCTTTTACAGGGCTTACAGATTACGGCGAAATAATGATTGGCGATAAGGGGTTTGAATTTTATAACTCGCGCGATGCCCGTAAATTTATCCAAATTCCGTGGGAAGAAGTCGATCAAGTCATCGTTTCTGTGATGCTAAAAGGTAAGTGGATTCCGCGTTATGCGATTAAAACGAAGCGTAATGGTACCTTTACTTTTGCCTCAAAAAGACCAAAAGAAGTACTCCGAGCGGTTAGGGTTTATGTAGATCCAGCTAATATGGTTAGCTCTATCAGCTTTATGGACGTTATGAAGCACTCGTTTAAGTCGATATTTACGAGGAAGAAGAAGAAAAAGAAATGA
- a CDS encoding alpha/beta hydrolase encodes MQTITFAHKNGLDLKGDFYRSTRPDASKTIIYFHGGGLIWGLRNDLPEVYRDLFLEAGYHFFAVDYRLAPETKLSAIYEDVQDAISWFEANARAEFGVPSAFILFGRSAGAYLALQAAADATLPSAAAVLSFYGYASITGSWYQNPSPHYAKLPTIPEDFKEALTGNSELTEGFIEKRYALYIYCRQTGKWLNEIFGPHTDTDLDPFSLEDMRDFSFLPPIFIAHSTTDNDVPYSEAEKIAQTTFQNKLFTVQNLEHDFDKNTDDGMPAYKQAISFLRELEDE; translated from the coding sequence TTGCAAACTATCACTTTTGCCCATAAAAACGGCTTAGATCTCAAAGGCGATTTCTACCGAAGCACGCGCCCTGACGCATCTAAAACCATTATTTATTTTCATGGTGGCGGCTTGATTTGGGGCCTGCGTAACGACTTGCCCGAGGTCTATCGCGATCTTTTTCTGGAGGCTGGCTATCATTTTTTCGCCGTTGATTATCGGCTTGCACCTGAAACAAAGCTCTCAGCGATTTACGAAGATGTACAGGATGCGATTTCTTGGTTTGAAGCAAACGCCCGCGCTGAGTTCGGTGTTCCTAGTGCCTTTATCCTGTTCGGCCGTTCCGCTGGCGCCTATCTAGCGCTCCAAGCCGCTGCTGACGCGACACTTCCAAGCGCCGCCGCTGTTTTATCCTTCTACGGCTATGCTTCCATCACTGGCTCCTGGTACCAAAACCCGAGCCCGCATTATGCAAAACTACCAACGATTCCCGAGGATTTTAAAGAAGCTCTGACTGGCAACTCAGAACTTACCGAAGGCTTCATCGAAAAACGCTATGCTCTCTATATTTACTGCCGTCAAACTGGGAAGTGGCTTAATGAGATATTCGGTCCACACACAGACACCGATTTAGACCCATTCTCCCTTGAAGATATGCGTGATTTCAGCTTCTTACCACCCATATTCATCGCGCATAGCACTACAGACAACGACGTCCCATACAGCGAAGCAGAAAAAATCGCCCAGACTACTTTTCAAAATAAACTTTTCACCGTTCAAAACTTGGAACATGATTTCGATAAAAATACAGACGACGGCATGCCAGCTTACAAACAAGCCATTAGTTTCTTACGTGAATTAGAAGATGAATAA
- the allC gene encoding allantoate deiminase, giving the protein MDKIFQDVAENVAWLSGIGADPTGGTTRLLYSDYWVEAQQGVKKKMDDAGFTTYFDDIGNLFGRVEGSTYKDETIMSGSHIDTVVNGGKLDGQFGVLAAYLAIKYLKEKHGQPLRNLEVISMAEEEGSRFPYVFWGSKNFFGLANKDEMADVADFEGVKFVDAMRGAGFDFRDETKPLRDDIKAFVEIHIEQGKVLENEGKAVAVVNSIAGQRRYTIVLNGESNHAGTTPMSYRKDTVYAFSKIVTQSIDKAKKIGDPLVLTFGKVEPKPNTVNVVPGETLFTMDCRHTDEAELHSFTAEIEQDMKTICAEMGIDISIDLWMDEAPVPMDPHIVSVLEGVCKKEGLNYRVMHSGAGHDSQIFAPRVPTAMFFVPSIGGISHNPAEDTKTEDLVEGVKALTEALYELAYK; this is encoded by the coding sequence ATGGACAAAATTTTTCAAGATGTAGCTGAGAATGTAGCATGGCTTTCGGGAATTGGTGCGGATCCTACTGGTGGCACGACGCGTTTGCTCTACTCGGATTATTGGGTGGAAGCGCAACAAGGCGTGAAGAAGAAAATGGATGATGCGGGATTCACGACGTATTTTGATGATATCGGCAATCTTTTTGGTCGTGTGGAAGGTTCTACATATAAGGATGAGACGATTATGTCTGGTTCTCATATTGATACAGTGGTTAACGGCGGGAAACTGGACGGTCAGTTCGGCGTTCTGGCAGCGTATTTAGCGATAAAATATTTGAAGGAGAAGCATGGTCAGCCGCTTCGGAATTTGGAAGTTATTTCGATGGCGGAAGAAGAAGGAAGTCGCTTTCCATATGTTTTCTGGGGAAGCAAGAACTTCTTTGGACTTGCGAATAAGGATGAGATGGCGGATGTTGCGGATTTTGAAGGTGTGAAATTCGTGGATGCAATGCGTGGCGCTGGTTTTGATTTCCGCGATGAAACGAAGCCGCTGCGTGATGACATTAAGGCGTTCGTTGAGATTCATATCGAGCAAGGTAAAGTATTGGAAAACGAGGGCAAGGCGGTTGCGGTGGTGAACAGTATCGCTGGTCAACGACGCTACACGATTGTGCTAAATGGCGAATCAAATCACGCAGGGACAACGCCGATGAGCTATCGGAAAGACACGGTTTATGCGTTTAGTAAAATCGTGACGCAATCCATTGATAAAGCGAAAAAAATTGGCGACCCCCTTGTGCTTACTTTCGGAAAAGTAGAGCCGAAGCCAAATACGGTGAATGTGGTTCCAGGTGAGACGCTATTCACGATGGATTGCCGTCATACGGATGAGGCAGAATTGCACAGCTTCACGGCAGAAATTGAGCAAGATATGAAAACAATTTGTGCAGAAATGGGCATCGATATCTCCATTGATTTATGGATGGACGAAGCGCCAGTACCGATGGATCCACATATTGTTTCGGTTCTAGAAGGCGTTTGTAAAAAAGAAGGTTTGAATTATCGTGTGATGCATAGTGGCGCGGGTCATGATTCTCAGATTTTCGCACCGCGTGTACCGACGGCGATGTTCTTCGTGCCAAGTATCGGCGGTATCAGCCACAATCCAGCAGAGGATACAAAAACAGAAGACTTGGTTGAAGGTGTGAAAGCATTGACTGAGGCATTATACGAATTAGCATATAAATAG
- a CDS encoding MFS transporter: MENETATMKKGLQYWQQIIIILCLGWVVIWIYRSVLTPIFPEIQQTIGQHSDAQMGLIASFYFFAYTGMQIPAGILVDKFGKKVVLIPGFSLFAIAALVIGTAQNLEMIYLGSLLAGLGCGSYYGAAYSLSSENIPAEKRGLSTAIINSGSALGMGIGLIASSLLVKSVGMNWQIMLFIIAGLIVVMIFVFASVIKSSPKVDRSAVAKAKAAPKGKAPIKNLFTGRMIASYILYFATCYGYYMVVTWLPSFLQQERGFQGVAIGFSAALVAFSAIPGALFFSRMSDKFSTKKVRFIVSLTVAAALMLMLTVLAPTSGILLVGLVLYGLLGKLAVEPILISYVADSAPKKGYGTSFGVFNFFGMSSSVIAPFLTGVISDSTGSKVMGFYISAIILVIGAIVFLIANIKSKKIA, encoded by the coding sequence ATGGAAAATGAAACAGCAACAATGAAAAAGGGGCTCCAGTATTGGCAGCAGATTATTATTATTTTATGTTTAGGTTGGGTTGTTATTTGGATTTATCGCAGTGTTTTAACTCCGATTTTTCCAGAAATTCAACAAACGATTGGTCAGCATTCGGATGCACAGATGGGCTTGATCGCTAGTTTTTACTTTTTTGCTTACACGGGGATGCAGATTCCAGCGGGGATTTTAGTCGATAAATTTGGGAAGAAAGTTGTTCTGATTCCTGGTTTCTCGCTATTCGCCATCGCAGCACTTGTGATTGGTACAGCGCAAAACTTGGAAATGATTTATCTTGGTAGCTTGCTTGCAGGTCTTGGTTGTGGATCTTACTATGGTGCGGCTTACTCGCTGTCATCTGAGAATATTCCAGCTGAAAAACGTGGACTTTCAACGGCGATTATCAATAGTGGTTCCGCGCTTGGTATGGGTATTGGGCTAATTGCTTCTAGTCTGCTCGTGAAATCGGTCGGAATGAACTGGCAAATCATGCTTTTCATTATCGCTGGTTTGATTGTTGTGATGATCTTTGTTTTTGCAAGTGTGATTAAGAGTTCGCCAAAAGTGGATCGTTCTGCGGTAGCAAAAGCGAAGGCGGCACCAAAGGGAAAAGCGCCGATCAAAAACTTGTTTACAGGTCGGATGATCGCGTCGTACATCCTTTATTTCGCAACGTGTTACGGGTATTATATGGTCGTGACATGGTTGCCATCTTTCTTACAACAAGAACGTGGATTCCAGGGCGTTGCGATTGGATTTTCAGCCGCACTTGTAGCCTTTTCCGCGATTCCAGGGGCATTGTTTTTCAGTAGAATGTCGGATAAATTCAGCACGAAAAAAGTTCGATTCATCGTTAGTTTGACGGTTGCAGCAGCGTTAATGTTAATGCTTACAGTGCTTGCACCGACTTCGGGCATCTTGCTTGTTGGTCTGGTTTTATATGGATTGCTAGGAAAACTGGCGGTAGAACCAATTCTGATCTCTTACGTGGCAGATAGCGCACCGAAAAAAGGCTACGGAACATCATTTGGCGTGTTCAACTTTTTCGGAATGAGTTCATCCGTTATCGCACCATTTTTGACAGGCGTTATCTCCGACTCGACGGGATCAAAAGTAATGGGCTTCTATATTTCGGCGATTATTCTCGTTATTGGAGCAATTGTATTCTTGATTGCGAATATTAAGAGCAAGAAAATAGCTTAA